One stretch of Paenibacillus sp. FSL R5-0341 DNA includes these proteins:
- the ribD gene encoding bifunctional diaminohydroxyphosphoribosylaminopyrimidine deaminase/5-amino-6-(5-phosphoribosylamino)uracil reductase RibD — MEMINDEFYMALALDMAERAQGQTGINPVVGCVVVKEGRIVGLGSHLKRGTGHAEVHALNMAGSDAEGSTVYVTLEPCSHYGKTPPCSERLIHEKVKRVVVCCEDPNPQVSGRGISMLRQQGIEVEVGVLRERGRRMNEKFIKFITTGLPFVTLKTATTLDGKIATRSGDSKWISNEPAREIVHALRHRHQGIMVGVDTVIADNPELTTRLQVEGISPVRIVVDSKLRLPVGAKMVKDGLAPTWVLTTDEASPEAAERLEAYGVEIIRCGPGPRVDLLSGLSKLGEREIGSILLEGGGTLNGAMLEARLVDRLLMFIAPKIVGGYDTPGSFRFEGVERMNQAIQLNQLEIEKVGDNISIGGIPVWPE; from the coding sequence TTGGAAATGATCAATGATGAATTTTATATGGCACTGGCACTTGATATGGCGGAACGAGCACAGGGGCAGACAGGAATTAATCCGGTCGTTGGGTGTGTAGTTGTGAAAGAGGGACGTATAGTAGGCCTGGGAAGCCATCTGAAACGTGGAACCGGTCATGCGGAAGTGCATGCACTGAACATGGCAGGCAGTGATGCAGAAGGAAGTACGGTATACGTTACACTTGAGCCTTGTAGTCATTATGGCAAGACGCCACCTTGTAGTGAACGCCTGATTCATGAAAAGGTGAAACGTGTTGTGGTATGTTGTGAAGATCCAAATCCGCAAGTATCCGGCAGGGGCATCAGCATGCTTCGTCAACAAGGCATTGAAGTTGAAGTTGGCGTACTGCGTGAGCGTGGAAGACGCATGAATGAAAAATTCATTAAATTTATAACAACGGGTCTACCTTTTGTGACACTGAAAACGGCTACTACTTTGGATGGCAAAATTGCTACTCGCAGCGGAGACAGCAAGTGGATCTCCAACGAGCCCGCTCGTGAGATTGTGCATGCCCTTCGTCATCGTCACCAGGGAATTATGGTTGGCGTCGACACAGTGATTGCCGATAATCCGGAACTTACAACCCGTTTACAAGTGGAAGGCATTAGTCCGGTGCGCATTGTGGTGGATTCCAAGTTGCGTCTTCCCGTAGGTGCCAAAATGGTTAAGGATGGTCTTGCTCCAACATGGGTTCTCACCACAGACGAAGCCAGTCCTGAAGCTGCTGAACGTTTGGAAGCTTACGGTGTTGAGATTATACGCTGTGGTCCTGGACCACGTGTGGATCTGTTAAGCGGACTTAGCAAGTTGGGTGAGCGTGAGATTGGTTCGATTTTGCTTGAAGGTGGGGGCACTCTGAATGGAGCCATGCTGGAGGCACGGTTGGTCGATCGACTGCTCATGTTTATCGCACCGAAGATTGTAGGCGGTTATGATACACCTGGAAGCTTCCGCTTCGAAGGTGTGGAACGTATGAATCAGGCGATTCAATTGAATCAGTTGGAGATCGAAAAAGTTGGAGATAATATCAGCATTGGCGGTATTCCGGTGTGGCCTGAATAA
- a CDS encoding peptidylprolyl isomerase, which translates to MAKQAKIKLANGGEVLIDLFDQEAPNTVANFEKLANSGFYNGLTFHRVIPGFVAQGGCPNGSGAGGPGYTINCEINPNKHERGTLAMAHAGRNTGGSQFYICYQPQPHLDGQHTVFGKVTKGMEFVDALEGKDKMETVEVVEA; encoded by the coding sequence ATGGCGAAACAAGCGAAAATTAAATTGGCAAACGGCGGAGAAGTTCTGATTGATTTGTTTGATCAAGAAGCTCCAAACACAGTAGCAAACTTTGAGAAACTGGCTAACTCCGGTTTCTACAATGGTCTTACATTCCACCGCGTTATTCCGGGCTTTGTAGCTCAAGGCGGATGCCCTAACGGTTCCGGTGCAGGTGGCCCAGGTTACACAATCAACTGTGAAATCAACCCGAACAAACATGAGCGCGGAACACTTGCTATGGCACATGCTGGCCGTAACACAGGTGGAAGCCAGTTCTACATCTGCTACCAACCGCAACCACATTTGGATGGACAACATACTGTATTTGGTAAAGTAACTAAAGGTATGGAGTTCGTGGACGCTTTAGAAGGTAAAGACAAAATGGAAACTGTTGAAGTTGTAGAAGCTTAA
- the lysA gene encoding diaminopimelate decarboxylase → MYLHGTSKINAQGHLEIGGVDATDLKEQFGTPLYVVDEQLVRERCREYMEAFRASGLGFQVAYASKAFCVMAMCALAAEEGLSLDVVSDGELFTALQAGFPAERIHFHGNNKTLEEIEMALDAEIGCFVVDNFNELHLLQAVAEDKNRKVNILLRVTPGVEAHTHEYISTGQTDSKFGFDIGNGTAFEAIELASKQSNLVLLGVHSHIGSQIFEVEGFQMAVQRVAEFAASVYERLNVAFKVVNLGGGFGIRYIDGDTPLEVAQYVKAITDAVKNHFAQIGYAVPEIWVEPGRSIVGEAGTTLYTVGTSKDIPGVRKYVAVDGGMTDNPRPALYESKYEAVLANRANEAAQETVSVAGKCCESGDMLIWDLDLPKVESGDLLAVACTGAYNYSMASNYNRIRRPAVVFVKDGQGDVVVRRETYQDIIQNDLVPARIGKQPVTR, encoded by the coding sequence ATGTATTTACATGGTACAAGTAAAATAAATGCGCAAGGACATCTGGAGATTGGCGGAGTCGATGCAACGGATCTGAAAGAACAATTTGGAACTCCCCTGTACGTTGTGGACGAGCAATTGGTTCGCGAGCGTTGCAGAGAGTACATGGAAGCATTCCGTGCTTCCGGACTGGGCTTCCAGGTTGCTTACGCAAGTAAAGCATTCTGTGTAATGGCGATGTGTGCCCTTGCAGCAGAAGAAGGACTTTCCCTGGATGTTGTATCTGACGGTGAACTGTTTACTGCACTGCAAGCAGGATTCCCGGCTGAGCGCATTCATTTCCACGGTAACAACAAAACGCTGGAAGAGATCGAAATGGCTCTTGATGCAGAGATCGGATGCTTTGTTGTTGATAACTTCAATGAATTGCATCTGTTGCAGGCTGTAGCAGAGGACAAAAATCGTAAAGTAAACATTTTGCTTCGTGTGACGCCTGGGGTTGAGGCACATACGCATGAATATATCTCCACTGGTCAGACGGATTCCAAATTTGGATTCGATATCGGCAATGGTACAGCATTTGAAGCGATTGAACTGGCTTCCAAACAGTCTAACCTGGTATTGCTCGGTGTGCATTCCCACATCGGCTCCCAGATCTTCGAAGTTGAAGGTTTCCAGATGGCTGTTCAACGTGTTGCTGAATTTGCAGCAAGCGTATATGAGCGTCTTAATGTTGCTTTCAAAGTGGTTAACCTTGGTGGTGGATTCGGAATCCGTTATATCGACGGAGATACGCCGCTTGAAGTTGCGCAATACGTGAAGGCTATTACAGATGCAGTTAAAAATCATTTTGCTCAAATCGGCTATGCCGTACCTGAAATCTGGGTTGAACCAGGCCGTAGCATCGTGGGTGAAGCGGGAACAACGCTGTATACCGTTGGAACAAGCAAAGACATTCCAGGTGTGCGTAAATATGTTGCCGTTGATGGTGGTATGACCGATAACCCACGTCCTGCTTTGTATGAATCCAAGTATGAAGCTGTGCTTGCCAACCGTGCGAATGAGGCTGCTCAGGAAACAGTCTCTGTTGCCGGTAAATGCTGCGAGAGTGGCGATATGCTGATCTGGGATCTGGACTTGCCAAAAGTGGAAAGTGGTGATCTGCTCGCTGTAGCTTGCACAGGCGCGTATAACTACTCCATGGCAAGTAACTACAACCGGATTCGTCGTCCGGCTGTTGTGTTTGTCAAAGACGGTCAAGGAGATGTCGTAGTACGCCGTGAGACGTATCAAGATATCATCCAGAATGACCTGGTACCAGCGCGCATTGGCAAACAGCCAGTAACTCGCTAA
- a CDS encoding spore germination protein, whose product MDERTEHTGQENSEGITEEMLHKSAYEIQKEEEEKAYNKKKQNEMSDSIEESVQYWQENDDISPRMSENRYTLQQVLGLGESFDVNMREMVLGGKHVGLLMITGFAKDEILLEVLKRLTYLTPDDVSGHALKSYFECYIPHIQVEKVDKMSAVINKVLTGMSAMFVEGDRSVLIMDTRSYPVRSPEEPSLERVVRGSRDGFTETLLTNVTLVRRRIRDPGLKFEIMQVGRRTQTDVCVVYIDDIVDKVQVDSVREKIQRVDIDGIPAADKQLEEAIINKGWNPFPLVRYSERPDVTASHLLEGRVVIFVDTSPSVMILPTTFFDLCEHAEENRQTALMGTYLRWVRFAGILISLFLLPLWLLMVIDPSIKPMGLDFIGPQENVKLPLILQFLLIELGVDLLRMAAVHTPTPLASAMGLIAAILVGDIAVKTGYFVNEVVLYMAIAAIGMFATPSYELGLANRLVRLVLLIAVAIFKVPGLVVGCTLLILALTVHRSYNSSYLWPFIPFNAKALGNFLFRLPLLENKKRPSFNKTRDNTKMSDDPDGELRKSKKHK is encoded by the coding sequence ATGGATGAACGAACAGAGCACACAGGCCAGGAAAATAGTGAAGGTATAACGGAAGAGATGTTACACAAGTCTGCTTATGAGATTCAGAAGGAAGAAGAGGAGAAGGCGTACAATAAGAAAAAACAAAATGAGATGTCCGACAGCATTGAGGAATCGGTGCAATATTGGCAGGAAAACGATGATATCTCCCCACGCATGAGTGAAAATAGATATACGCTACAACAGGTGCTGGGACTTGGTGAATCCTTCGACGTTAATATGAGGGAAATGGTTCTGGGTGGCAAACACGTTGGATTGCTGATGATTACCGGTTTTGCGAAGGATGAGATTTTGCTTGAAGTGTTAAAAAGACTGACATATCTCACTCCGGATGACGTGTCCGGACACGCACTCAAATCCTATTTTGAATGTTATATTCCCCATATTCAGGTAGAAAAAGTTGACAAGATGAGTGCTGTCATCAACAAGGTTCTTACCGGTATGAGCGCAATGTTCGTTGAAGGGGATCGCTCGGTCCTAATTATGGATACACGAAGTTACCCGGTTCGTTCACCGGAAGAACCTTCATTAGAAAGGGTAGTTCGGGGTTCCAGAGATGGCTTTACCGAGACGCTCCTAACCAACGTAACATTAGTACGTCGCAGAATACGCGACCCTGGACTGAAGTTTGAAATCATGCAGGTGGGGCGGAGAACACAAACGGACGTCTGCGTGGTGTACATTGATGATATTGTGGATAAAGTGCAGGTGGATTCAGTCCGGGAAAAAATTCAGCGAGTGGATATCGATGGTATTCCCGCCGCCGACAAGCAGTTGGAGGAAGCGATTATCAATAAGGGATGGAATCCGTTCCCACTCGTTCGTTATTCAGAACGACCAGATGTTACAGCTTCTCATTTGCTGGAAGGACGAGTCGTCATTTTTGTAGACACTTCCCCCAGTGTGATGATTCTGCCTACGACCTTCTTCGATCTGTGCGAGCATGCGGAGGAGAACAGACAGACAGCCTTGATGGGAACGTATTTACGATGGGTGCGTTTTGCAGGGATTCTTATCTCGTTGTTTTTGCTACCGTTATGGCTGCTCATGGTTATTGATCCTTCGATCAAACCGATGGGACTCGACTTCATAGGTCCGCAGGAAAATGTAAAGCTGCCGTTAATTCTACAGTTTCTCCTAATCGAACTTGGCGTCGATTTATTACGAATGGCAGCAGTTCATACGCCTACACCTCTGGCATCGGCCATGGGCTTGATCGCGGCCATTCTAGTGGGGGATATCGCGGTGAAAACGGGATATTTTGTCAATGAAGTTGTACTCTATATGGCCATCGCAGCCATCGGCATGTTTGCCACGCCAAGTTACGAGCTGGGTCTCGCCAACAGGCTGGTCAGGTTAGTTCTGCTCATTGCCGTAGCGATATTCAAGGTTCCGGGATTGGTCGTGGGCTGTACATTGCTCATATTGGCGCTTACCGTTCACCGGTCGTACAATTCTTCATATCTCTGGCCTTTTATACCGTTTAATGCAAAGGCCTTGGGCAACTTTTTATTCCGGCTTCCGTTGCTGGAAAATAAAAAACGTCCATCATTTAATAAGACACGTGACAACACCAAAATGTCCGATGATCCGGACGGAGAACTGCGAAAAAGTAAAAAACACAAATGA
- a CDS encoding stage V sporulation protein AB, which yields MRMSVLNGAISIVLGVAGGIAVGSGVIALILVLDMIPRLAQLTQSYDKTHWYEGALIGGSLLGTVADFWHWKMHGVLLLSPIVGLFCGVFIGLLAAALTEVLNVLPVLAKRLGMKPYLFGLLLAMILGKMTGSLFDFFIYQR from the coding sequence ATGCGGATGAGCGTTCTTAATGGAGCAATCAGCATTGTATTGGGTGTTGCAGGGGGGATTGCCGTAGGAAGCGGCGTAATTGCACTCATTCTGGTGCTCGATATGATTCCCAGGTTGGCTCAACTTACGCAATCGTATGACAAGACTCACTGGTACGAAGGGGCGCTAATAGGTGGTTCACTGCTAGGGACTGTGGCGGATTTCTGGCACTGGAAAATGCATGGGGTGCTGCTGCTCAGCCCGATCGTTGGATTGTTCTGTGGTGTGTTCATCGGTCTGCTCGCCGCAGCACTCACCGAGGTACTTAATGTACTGCCCGTGCTAGCCAAACGATTAGGCATGAAACCTTATTTGTTTGGATTACTGCTTGCTATGATTTTGGGCAAAATGACAGGTTCCCTGTTTGATTTTTTTATATATCAGCGGTAA
- a CDS encoding stage V sporulation protein AA, whose product MSQTPTPMVYVRLRSRIRIQRGRAVKLGDIAHVLTSSEDQEDRLLELELLHPGPEDGNLILIDILQIIPRIRHILPEVSVELIGSGHTLVEVIAGNGQPSKSLFILVWLLLFFGSALTIMNFHADVNMQEVQIRIVEMLTGHRDEHPYLFQVAYSIGIGFGMAVFFNHLFKKKWNEEPTPLEVEMFLYQQNVDKYVVIEESERMHEQERREMNADERS is encoded by the coding sequence ATGTCCCAGACACCCACTCCAATGGTCTACGTTCGTCTGCGCAGCCGAATTCGCATCCAGAGGGGCAGAGCAGTCAAGCTTGGAGACATTGCACATGTGCTGACCTCTTCCGAAGACCAGGAGGACAGGCTGCTGGAGCTTGAACTGCTGCACCCTGGACCAGAGGATGGCAATCTGATCCTCATTGATATATTGCAGATTATTCCCCGAATTCGGCATATCTTGCCTGAGGTAAGCGTGGAACTGATTGGATCAGGCCATACGCTTGTTGAAGTCATTGCGGGAAATGGTCAACCTTCCAAGTCGCTGTTTATATTGGTTTGGCTGCTGCTGTTCTTCGGGTCGGCCTTAACGATCATGAATTTTCATGCCGATGTGAACATGCAGGAAGTACAGATTCGAATTGTGGAGATGCTCACTGGGCATCGGGACGAACATCCTTATCTGTTCCAAGTGGCGTATTCTATCGGCATTGGATTCGGTATGGCGGTATTTTTCAACCATTTGTTCAAGAAGAAATGGAATGAGGAGCCTACTCCGCTGGAAGTGGAGATGTTCCTATACCAGCAAAATGTAGATAAATATGTGGTGATTGAAGAAAGCGAACGGATGCACGAGCAGGAACGCAGGGAGATGAATGCGGATGAGCGTTCTTAA
- a CDS encoding AraC family transcriptional regulator: MRKIEFIIDQHLKEMTQHRTDTLSIACYETTIVQNVHGHIPLHWHDELQFVAVLQGTALFHINDQKMILSKGDGIFINSGIMHMAEDHGVSENCIYLCLNLSPHVIMPSDLYIKYVHPYVTATNLPFLYIERANAWGEQILNAIARIRKELVQQVPFYEVNVASSVLNMWKLLIMNGYSLEHDPSEMSRNNRMKDMLQWINLNYADPIKLEDIAKAGQLSRSETCRYFKQILKTTPMQYVIEYRIQRSIELLQISKLSITEIAYEVGFNSTSYYINQFRKTMNATPLRFRRELNKREKEQNY, translated from the coding sequence ATGCGGAAAATCGAATTTATCATTGATCAACATTTGAAAGAAATGACGCAACACCGTACCGATACATTATCTATAGCCTGTTATGAGACAACCATTGTTCAGAATGTTCACGGACATATTCCTCTCCACTGGCATGATGAATTGCAGTTCGTTGCCGTTCTTCAGGGCACGGCGTTGTTCCATATCAACGATCAAAAGATGATTTTGTCCAAAGGTGACGGGATTTTTATCAACAGTGGAATAATGCATATGGCCGAAGATCATGGTGTGAGCGAGAACTGCATTTATTTATGCCTGAATTTGTCCCCACATGTTATCATGCCTTCGGATTTGTATATAAAGTACGTACATCCATATGTAACAGCAACTAATTTGCCTTTTCTGTATATCGAAAGAGCTAACGCTTGGGGAGAACAGATCCTGAATGCTATTGCACGGATTAGAAAGGAGCTAGTGCAACAAGTTCCTTTTTACGAAGTGAATGTTGCTTCTTCGGTGCTGAATATGTGGAAACTGCTGATTATGAACGGATATTCCCTGGAACATGATCCATCAGAGATGAGCAGAAACAACCGAATGAAAGACATGTTGCAATGGATTAATCTCAACTATGCCGATCCAATTAAGCTGGAAGATATTGCAAAGGCCGGACAGTTAAGTCGATCGGAGACATGCCGTTATTTCAAGCAAATTCTGAAAACTACACCCATGCAATATGTGATCGAGTACCGCATTCAAAGAAGCATTGAACTATTGCAAATTTCCAAGCTCAGCATTACTGAAATCGCCTATGAGGTCGGTTTTAACAGCACGAGTTATTACATCAACCAATTCCGTAAAACAATGAATGCAACCCCTCTACGATTTAGAAGGGAATTGAACAAAAGAGAAAAAGAACAGAATTACTGA
- a CDS encoding EamA family transporter: MTTSAKSKISGIVLVLTGAICWGIGGTVSQKLFQLDGIEVNWYVTVRLLIAGLLLLVIQSFTKGRFQIFDVWRNKKTAGQLIIFGLVGMLAVQYTYMASIKHGNSAVATLLQYLSPVMIMIYIALRKQSVLTRNDLACAVLALGGCFLLLTNGSLTQLSVSWLAVMWGILSGVSAAFYTLYAVQLIKKFDSLVVVGWAMIIAGLGMSFIHPPWKMNFASITLETYGYLIFTILFGTMIAFWFYIASLKSLTPKETSLLGSAEPLAAVGTTVIWLHEPFGFYQWIGMACILGMMLVMQSNRSGSPRTNNK; this comes from the coding sequence ATGACAACTTCTGCAAAATCCAAAATTTCAGGCATCGTACTCGTTCTGACGGGAGCCATCTGCTGGGGCATTGGGGGGACGGTATCTCAAAAACTGTTTCAACTGGATGGAATTGAGGTCAATTGGTATGTCACTGTACGATTGTTGATTGCTGGGTTACTATTACTGGTTATTCAATCGTTTACAAAAGGACGATTTCAGATTTTTGATGTGTGGAGAAATAAAAAAACGGCTGGACAGCTAATCATTTTCGGATTGGTGGGCATGCTTGCCGTCCAGTATACGTACATGGCATCCATTAAACACGGCAATTCAGCGGTAGCTACACTCCTGCAATACCTGTCCCCTGTCATGATCATGATTTACATCGCACTCCGTAAGCAGTCTGTCCTTACACGCAATGACCTTGCATGCGCCGTTCTGGCTCTCGGTGGGTGTTTTCTCCTACTGACGAACGGCTCACTCACGCAGTTATCTGTCTCCTGGCTCGCAGTGATGTGGGGCATATTATCCGGGGTTTCAGCTGCGTTTTATACGCTGTATGCCGTGCAACTGATTAAAAAGTTCGATTCACTTGTTGTGGTCGGCTGGGCTATGATCATCGCTGGTTTGGGAATGAGTTTTATTCACCCGCCCTGGAAAATGAATTTTGCTAGCATCACGCTCGAAACCTACGGTTATTTGATATTTACAATCCTTTTTGGAACCATGATTGCTTTTTGGTTTTATATTGCGAGTCTCAAAAGTCTTACACCCAAGGAAACTAGCCTGCTCGGGAGCGCAGAGCCCCTAGCTGCTGTCGGAACAACCGTTATATGGCTCCATGAACCTTTTGGCTTCTATCAATGGATTGGTATGGCATGTATTCTTGGCATGATGCTGGTCATGCAGTCCAATCGTTCGGGATCTCCCCGTACTAACAACAAATAA
- the sigF gene encoding RNA polymerase sporulation sigma factor SigF yields the protein MDAEVKPSSQTYLDDAEVKRLIALSQSGDHVSRDTLVNCNIRLVWSVVQRFMNRGYDPEDLFQIGCIGLLKSVDKFDLSYDVKFSTYAVPMIIGEIQRFLRDDGTLKVSRSLKEMANKVRKKRDELSKHLDRLPTIKEVAAELGVTPEEVVFAQEANKPPTSIHETVFENDGDPITLMDQIADESQERWFDKLALNEAIGGLSERERLIVYLRYYRDQTQSEVASRLGISQVQVSRLEKKILQSIRDQIAQ from the coding sequence ATGGATGCTGAAGTGAAACCATCTTCACAGACCTATTTGGACGATGCCGAGGTCAAACGGCTGATTGCGCTCAGTCAGTCGGGTGACCATGTCTCACGGGATACGCTGGTGAACTGCAACATCAGACTCGTCTGGTCCGTCGTACAGCGTTTTATGAACAGGGGATATGACCCGGAAGATCTGTTCCAGATTGGTTGTATCGGCCTGCTCAAGTCAGTGGACAAATTCGATCTCAGTTATGACGTGAAGTTCTCGACCTACGCGGTGCCGATGATCATCGGAGAAATCCAGCGATTCCTGCGGGATGACGGTACCCTGAAGGTCAGTCGTTCACTGAAAGAGATGGCGAATAAAGTCCGCAAAAAAAGGGACGAACTGTCCAAACATCTGGATCGTCTGCCAACGATCAAGGAAGTAGCGGCAGAGCTGGGGGTGACCCCGGAGGAAGTCGTATTTGCCCAGGAAGCGAACAAACCACCGACCTCCATCCATGAGACGGTATTCGAGAATGACGGAGATCCCATTACGTTAATGGACCAGATTGCCGACGAGTCTCAGGAACGTTGGTTTGACAAACTGGCGTTAAACGAAGCCATCGGTGGTCTCAGCGAACGGGAGCGGTTAATCGTCTATCTGCGGTATTACCGGGATCAGACGCAGTCCGAGGTTGCGAGCAGGCTGGGTATATCTCAGGTGCAGGTATCACGTCTGGAGAAAAAAATACTGCAATCCATTCGCGACCAGATCGCGCAGTGA
- the spoIIAB gene encoding anti-sigma F factor — protein sequence MNEGTGTNFMNLQFAAKSENESFARVTVAAFISQLDPTMDELSDLKTVISEAVTNSIIHGYNNNSEGVVSIQAEIREDMITIIVEDRGEGIEDLELAKQPLYTSKPELERSGMGFTIMENFMDEFEVSSEPGRGTSIKMKKRIESKKALYN from the coding sequence ATGAATGAAGGAACAGGGACAAATTTCATGAATCTGCAATTCGCGGCCAAGTCAGAGAATGAGTCGTTTGCACGGGTAACCGTTGCTGCGTTTATCTCCCAGCTTGATCCAACGATGGACGAGCTCAGTGACCTGAAGACGGTCATTTCCGAAGCCGTAACCAACAGCATCATCCACGGATACAACAATAACTCCGAAGGTGTTGTGTCCATCCAGGCCGAGATTCGGGAAGACATGATTACCATTATTGTGGAAGACCGCGGTGAAGGAATCGAAGATCTTGAACTGGCCAAACAGCCGCTATATACGTCCAAACCCGAACTTGAGCGGTCGGGCATGGGCTTCACCATTATGGAAAACTTCATGGATGAATTCGAAGTCAGCAGTGAGCCCGGCAGAGGCACCTCCATCAAGATGAAGAAAAGGATTGAATCCAAGAAAGCATTGTATAATTAG
- the spoIIAA gene encoding anti-sigma F factor antagonist, giving the protein MNLHVEMEHHRGILIVRLSGELDHHTADMVRMQMDEAIQRRQSEHLVLSLKDLQFMDSSGLGVILGRYKLIKNKGGKMVVCDVNSPVYRLLEMSGLFKIMPIYENEGTALSGLEVVS; this is encoded by the coding sequence GTGAACTTGCATGTGGAAATGGAACACCATCGCGGGATTCTGATTGTACGATTATCCGGGGAGCTGGATCACCATACAGCTGACATGGTACGGATGCAGATGGATGAAGCCATTCAGCGGAGACAAAGCGAGCATCTCGTACTCAGCCTGAAAGATCTGCAATTTATGGACAGTTCGGGTCTGGGTGTCATTTTGGGAAGATACAAGCTCATTAAGAATAAAGGCGGCAAGATGGTGGTCTGTGACGTCAATTCGCCAGTGTACCGTTTGCTGGAAATGTCGGGTTTGTTCAAGATTATGCCGATATACGAAAATGAGGGAACTGCTCTCTCAGGTCTGGAGGTCGTCTCATGA
- a CDS encoding D-alanyl-D-alanine carboxypeptidase family protein produces MKKRIMASFMTLCILLSLLASTALAEETPKAAEGTDLAPSARSAILMDADTGTVIYEKNSHDQLPPASITKIMTMLLTIEAIDSGKLKLTDKVRASEYAASMGGSQIFLEPGEEMTVDDMLKGIAMASGNDASVAMAEKIAGSEEAFVQLMNERAKELGMKDTHFANCNGLPVDNHYSSAHDIAVMSRELLKHSGITKYTGAYQDYLRKDTEKPFWLVNTNKLVRFYQGADGLKTGYTSEAKFCLSATASKDGLRVVSVVLGEPNTKTRNSEVSSMFDYAFSQYTMKALYKAGDLLGSLKIEKGEVAELPLNATQNYSVLMRKGAKSNDIRHELLVAKELKAPIKAGQSIGKLVVYQGNEVIKEFDIQAPQDVNKAGWWKLFKRTTSNLFD; encoded by the coding sequence GTGAAGAAAAGAATAATGGCATCGTTCATGACCCTTTGTATCCTGCTGTCCCTTTTGGCATCAACGGCATTAGCTGAAGAAACACCGAAGGCAGCGGAAGGAACTGATCTGGCCCCGTCGGCGCGCTCTGCGATCTTAATGGATGCAGACACGGGAACGGTCATTTATGAGAAAAACAGTCATGATCAGCTGCCTCCGGCGAGCATTACAAAAATTATGACCATGCTGCTTACGATCGAAGCGATCGACTCAGGCAAGCTGAAGCTGACGGACAAAGTAAGAGCGAGCGAATATGCAGCTTCGATGGGCGGTTCGCAGATCTTCCTGGAGCCTGGGGAAGAAATGACAGTTGATGATATGTTAAAAGGGATCGCGATGGCTTCGGGCAATGATGCCTCGGTAGCTATGGCTGAGAAGATCGCTGGCTCGGAAGAAGCCTTTGTACAGCTGATGAATGAGCGTGCGAAGGAGCTTGGCATGAAGGATACTCATTTTGCCAACTGTAACGGTCTGCCGGTCGATAATCATTATTCTTCCGCCCATGATATTGCCGTCATGAGCCGTGAACTGTTGAAACATTCCGGGATTACGAAGTACACCGGTGCATATCAGGATTACCTTCGCAAAGATACGGAAAAGCCATTCTGGCTGGTTAACACCAACAAGCTGGTTCGTTTTTATCAAGGGGCAGACGGTTTGAAAACAGGTTACACTTCCGAAGCGAAATTCTGCTTGTCTGCAACGGCGTCCAAAGATGGATTGCGTGTCGTTTCCGTGGTACTTGGTGAACCAAATACCAAAACACGGAACAGTGAGGTATCTTCGATGTTTGACTATGCGTTTAGCCAATATACGATGAAGGCGCTCTACAAGGCAGGGGATCTGCTGGGCAGTCTGAAGATCGAAAAAGGTGAAGTTGCCGAATTGCCTCTAAATGCCACGCAAAATTATAGTGTGCTGATGCGCAAAGGAGCCAAATCCAACGACATCCGGCATGAATTGCTGGTTGCCAAAGAATTGAAAGCTCCCATCAAAGCCGGGCAAAGTATAGGTAAACTCGTGGTCTACCAGGGCAACGAAGTGATTAAGGAGTTCGACATTCAGGCTCCGCAGGATGTGAATAAGGCTGGCTGGTGGAAGCTATTCAAGCGGACGACGTCCAACCTGTTTGACTAA